The DNA region ATAGCTTATGTTATACGGACCCTGTTTAGTTTATTGACATCATTGTTCATCTAAGGACTGGCTTCAACATTTTTTCTAGGATTATCAATAGTTATACAGACTCGTACATACCGTTAAGACTACGAATCTGTACTTTCTCGGCGCTCACAAACACAGtgcataattatgtatatcGTCTAATAAATTCGTTTGTGTTTTTTACCATAGAAcattttaaggtttttataaggtttaataatattaacgagCGATTAACGCCGGTAATTTCTGTAACGTTTAAGTGGCACGGACGTAAGATGAAGcttcataattaatttgatattatcgAGACATTGACGAGGATTCTTCAACATGTATTTGCTTTTGAACCGTACGTCatcgttatttaataattcgtctaataataatgatgtaatTGTATAACAGATATTTCAAACCGCAAAATAGCCTTGTGGCTTATGATACCGATTTGTGGATAAGAGGTAAAGGAAACCTTGGCCCACTGTTGGGAGTACattacaattttctttttaatgattaatgagGAAATGTCCCGTGTGCTATAATTAAGCTGGATTCTTCTTTACATCTGTTATattgaaacacaacaataggaTTGCACGGCATTGTTGTTCACTAGAATAATGTCAGTTGAAAATCAAGTAGGAACGCACCGGGAATGTAGGACCAGCTAGTAAAGTGCTGaaacttgaaatataaacaaatatctatatttaaaacaactaaCCATTGTGACTTAAAGACAAATAATATGTGTCATgtcatatacaaaaatatatgcaatttatttgatatttcattaCACAATGTTtcgactatatttaaaaaaggtaaggttattatttttgttaagtaaTTCGCGTTGGGTAAGTGCGCTGCGGTGGCGAGGCGTCAACTTCATCATTCAATCTAGACAATTTTacaggtttttttataataattatgttttactaACAATACCTAACTCTATAAGTGATTTATCATAACTGAACAAAGAGTGTTTTTGTAAAAGATTTACTGCGATGACAATCTTTCGCGTCAAACTTGGATCccacgatttaaaaaaataccagctttataattattcttaaacCGAGTAGGTGCTAATACCTATTTCTCAGGATTATTTaaatggtaataaataaaaatgtttatacaaatcaaaagaAACTGGTATTTTAATATGACTGCTAACATTTTTGAATTCAATCAAACAATCatcacaacaaaaaaatatataggaaaaaaaaacgtttttcaaCAAAAAGCTTAGAATTTGTATCATCAAACGATGTCGGGTCTACTAAGcactataaattacatattgtacatacatacctatatactatttataaccgGAACTAGACTGAGTTTTTTTAATCCAGTAACGACAACGAGCTGAACATTACCTACTCCATGGGTTgggatttttatattcatattttatgagTATATCCAacattaactattttaattaattatggattttaatttatattcctaTCAACACTTAGATACATAaggataagttatttttttatgtatatgtaaattatttaaaaaaacgtgaaATGAAATCAAAccctataattatgtaaatctttataattCAATGTATACCAGAAATATTTTGAGTTCATTAAGAATAAGATAATAACTGAATAAGGACTTTCAAACTGATCgctgatatttattttgattcctTTAATTATTCCTTATTAAACCGATAGctatgtcaataaaataaaacataacatttagtATAAATTCTAGAAGATTAATAATTGATAgttcaacaaaaacaaaaatcattgtTTACTCACCATTTTCCGAATgctgtaaaaattttatttaaatgacccACACTTATGGCACGatgtaaagtttttaattcaaatcaGACGAACCGAATCGATTTTATTCAATCGTATTGTTGCCCGCCAAATTCTCGCGGagaatgtaatttaaatgtgtGCGCAACTGCGCATGCGCGATGTTCCCGCGCTATTTGCCTTCTGCCTGTGTTCGTACTATTTCGTACTTCCCACAGCCCACGCGCACCACCGCTCACCATCGTAACTGCTTCTTTCTCCAAAGCACGTGATGCGCCTTTTGAAAGCATTGGCCGTGGAACGATAGAACTTTTATATATTGCGCTTTGAATGTTATCCATAAATACGTATACGGTACGGTCAATTTAAAATCCAAACGTGCTGCCtgtgttattacaaaatttgaCTAACTGCATTGCAACAAATTTAGTTGGTTGGATATCAAGAAACAGCATGCTACTAATTATAAGCTGCGGTTTTTCGGTAATGAAAGCTATTTGCACTGTGTTTCAATGTTCTGACAGGTTCAAGCGTACTTAGTGGATACGTGGTGTGGTGGATAAGCCAATAACGGAAGATATTTACTTTGTATTCAgttcagtaaataaattaaatagacctcgaatatataacttttataagtaatatacgtcaaattatatcaatttatatcgTTTATGTTTTTTCAGGTGTGTgcgtatgtaaatatattagtacTTATGTGTATACGCGTTGGTTATACGTGAATGTTCCATTCCTTTCGCCTAGTTGTGGATGAAATATCGACAAGCCAATTTAAGCCGACGCATACTTACTTTCATGATGAACATTTGATTGAGTTGAGTTTTCATTAAATTCGTTCAgcatataaagataaaaattaaaaacatatatttatttaaccttgAACTTAAATCTTGAACAATTACTTACTTTTTGAAGcaattaagaattattatataattatagtatctatatatattgtatatatattagttataacaTTTTGAATGTAGAATAATCAACTAGCTCTTGAGTTTTggatttatctataaatatactttcaaATAATCGATTTAGTGTAGTCTCTAATCTGGGTGTCAAGTGCAAATATTGATTGATTCGGGGTGTCATTCAATCAACCATATCGAACAATAATAAGATCTTAACAATttcaatacttattttaatagttatatttaaattttatttattaaaatttatattttaagaataaaatataatatagaaaaataattcaaattaaaaataataatttattcttatttttttttcttaaagctTAGAcggtatttatattatcttgggtaggtacttttttttattcagtaatttttcttaaaaaaacacgtaggcattatattattttagctaGAGATGTCAATAACTTGATTGcaggatttattaaaaatgcgacatttaaaaaaatattgaataatgaattattataatcgcGAGTTTGAATAAACCTGTCAATATTTTACTGTCAGAGTATCTTtgtattatttcaatgtttgaTTTTATAGATAACGTTCGCAATGAACTTTTACAAGAATTTATAGAAATACTTGATTTAATATCTCTAAGCAGCCTCAACCTGTATGATAAAATTACGGAAAATCTAATCGTCATACTCAGAGCAAATCTTTGTAAGACTAGATGTGGAGATAACTTTTTGGTATGAAGTAAAGAAGGTTGTAATATCCGTTGTATAAAATTCAGCAAGTGTAGCCTCAACAGTCATGGATGAAGATGCTGTAAGTAGCTCCAAAATTCTTAAGAACGATGAACTGAACGAAAATAATGAAGCAAAAGTTTCAGTAGATGAAAAACAGAgtcaagataatataataagcaaagttgaagataatttaaaagaagCACCAGGTGAACATCTTGACGAAGAAGAACTTGATGATGAGGAACAGAAACAGAAAGACAAAACTTTGCATGGCTGTGAAGAGATAGGAATGGAGGAAATAGTAGAAGAGAAAAATGAAGAGGAACAACTAGATGACGAAGAGAAAACAGAGGAGCAAAAACCTCCAGAAATGACAGAACAAGTCGAAGAAGAGGAGGAAGGGTATGTTGAAGAGCCACCACCCGATCCAGCGGCTCCACTTGATTTTAGTGAATCTAAAGAATTGCTTAAGCCTCAATTTGAATTAAGACCGGATCAAATAGCAGAAGTAGaacaactttgggaactatATCAGAACTACACGCCTGCATATACTGATATCGATGGATATATAACAGAAAAAGAACttgtttatatgttaaaatcTCTTTTGCTTATGACATACACCCCTGAACAATTGCAAGAACTAATTGCATTTTGTGTGAAACCCTCGCATCCACAGGGTCATATAAATTATGATCAATTTTTGAAAATGGTTACTCTGAGACAGAGAGATTTTTCTGTTGAAGACGAACTACGTTCTTCTTTGCAAGTATTTGACCCCGGTAGAACAGGTTCAATAGACAGGGAATATTTGAAAGAAGTGTTAGCGAAACAGGGTCACAAAATGCCACAAAAACAGTTGGATAATCTTATAAAAGAAGTAGACATAAGCAATGACGGCACTATTGGAATCGAGGACGTCGTTGGTACCATGTGCATAGATCTCAATAAAGACGACTTGTTGATGCTTATGGCGTCTTTAAATCCGCCCGACGGAAACGCTAACAAAGAAGAATCGTAGTCCTAAAATAAGTGTATCAaatgatttgataattctaattatattttcactttTGGTGTTTCTATCTACGTTTTCATTTCGTatcagtattaaataatatttaaaccaatgcaatttcataattttttaagcCTAATAATTCTCCTTGTTATTTCTGTGTAATATACAAATTAGCATGACAGAAagcgaaataatattttcagaacttaaataaagaagaaagtaaataagttttagacttttaataaaagtaaagtaaccaTCGAAATGAGAAGAATTGGCAAGAAACACCTTGtatttttaagctttttatcatctatttaATCTTGTATTCAGAGTGTAAAAAGCTctggtttttaatttaaaaatttaatatattaactgcTAAAAGTCCCTACGGGATTTTATTATggatataatttttaacctAGAGAgggatattatattaactttaatgaGTCAATAACTCGCTTATGAAAGTTTAACTTTACTTCTACGTATTTATACAATCCTTGTAACTGTTcctattaaataattcattgttaTTGAGCAtctgttttatattgttataaataatgaagaTGTTACTATCGTGAGATAGTTTTCCCAGATTTTTAAAACCATCATCTACAAAAGGCAGTACCTAGAGCGCGCGTATTCTGGACCCTTAAATCAGCTCCCAACATTCGGCTTGAGTATTTATGATTCGCCGTACAACCCAGTGATACTGTCGAGGTCATTAAGGCTAACAGCACACAAACTccgaacaaaataaaatcatttacagTACAGCTCCCATTGTATCAGTTTATTTTAACAGTTTAACCAATGACTTAAGTAAACGTACACTAaagatgtttatattttacaaattttataaatactatttttcaataaaattggaTATACACGACtaggaatatatattaaaatatatatatttttaaatattaatatatactgctGGTCGAAAGTATAGACTAGACATTATGTCATTTGACAGTTGTGTCCGAATTTGAAAATGACAATTATTcaaattgacattttattttcatgttgtTGACTGTTGTATATGACAAAATTCAAAGAACGAAATATTTGTGAGTTTTGTGACCGGTGTTCATATACAAAATAacgtataattgtatttaacagTGTTACTGTACATGTTGTAAGAGTTTTTCAAAGATGCGAGTTATATTTACTGTTCTAGCTTTGTTATCAAGTTTTAGTGCAAGTAAGTGATTGTAACTAAGCTCGCGTTTGTTTAAGAGGGTGTGGCTTTGCAAaggacttaattaaaataataataatttgatagttactatatacaattttgttctacaaaaatatataataagatatcgGCGAAAGAACGTAAAAGGAAGTCTTAAAAGTGCAACGATATTTCATGCTTATTTTTTATAGGTTTTGCAATTTGGTGTTACCAATGCACAACAGCTACGCCAGGTTGTACCGAACCATTTGATTGGCGTGGGGTTGGTTATTTAGGCAATCCTTGCCCTGATGCTGAAGATGTTTGTGTAAAACTTATTGAAAGGAAGGGAGGTATGGCTTGGTATTcaattgtatgaaataaattcatttcaattatttcatttttgttctAAAAGTCATGAGTGAATTTATTACGAGACTTTATTCTTGTAGCTTTAATTGCGCCAAtgatataagttaaataatctATACATTTCCTCAGCTAAGGAGGTAATTACAAGAGACTGCTTGAGTAATTTCAAAGCCTTTAGGACCGACATACCGGCCGACACTTATGAAGGATGCCGACCAGCAGCTAAAGATGTCAATTTAGCAAACTTTGTTAATAATACTGTAAAGGAGTTAGACATAAAAAGGTAATATGAGTtgattttttgttcaaattatttatttatttatttttacttgtaatcaacagcgttacaaaaatggttgtacagttattactcattactgaagtaaggccacataggattacaattttataatacgaagcttcagaaaaaataaaagtaaagacatagtataagtattaatatttacagtaaaaaaataaaataaaaacattcttgcttaatattaatgtgaGAATTCGTATGTATTGCTTGTGTTCacttgtttgtgtgtgtgtgtgtttataattcactttatttttttcccatgaatttgaattatttctcCTATCAATTGCATTTTTGATAAGTGGAAAAAGTCAAGGTcagaataaaatttgttataaattcgtGCCAGACGTTGTATGATGGAATTTTGGGCATAGTTAGAATTTGAATTACGCACATGGAAAAGGTTGGGTTTACGGGATCTAAATGAAGATGTGTTTAACGAAAAGGCTGATAACAGGTCCGGACAGTCAATTTTGCCTACCAATATTGCTTGAAGTAGCAGCATATCACTCTGTTGTCTTCTGTGTTCAAGTGTGTCCATATTATAGTGAGCACAAGCCTCTTCATAGCTGCTAAATTTTCTGTAATCCTTAGAAGCGAGGTATTTGATAAAATGCTTTTGAATGGATTCGAGTCTCTGAGCATGTATAACATAATAGGGTGTCCAAATATTACAAGCGTACTCAAGTATACTTCGAACGTATACAAAGTACAGGATTTTAATACAGTCAATATTATTGAAGGTATGTGTAATACGCTTGATAGCTTAGCATcaatgaacaattttttttccatAATGCACAATgaggtaattataaataaacgccACCCAGCTCAAGGTTTCATGATATTTTCCAAggtgatttataaatacaaattaaactcaTGAAAACTTAGGGGTGATTTATCTTTTTGATCATTTGTTTTTAGATCTTCATATCAATAGTTAGTTATTTCCAATTAAACATTAATGCTGtaagaatattaaccatttcttacattgccaatgtgccaccaaccttgttaacaaagatgtaatgtcccttgtgctggAAGTCACACTggtatctaaatatattattctgatTGCCATCATCTGTTTGtccttgaattatttattatttcacttttaCAATGATACTTAATGTGCTTCTGCTAACTTGACAATCATTTACCTACAACACTGTTTCagcttaataacaaaattatttattaaatgtaatatttttatttttcagagaTTGGTATGATGAGACAATATGGTGTTTCTGTTTCCTTGATCATCGGTGTAACAACGCTTCGATGAAATCCCATTCTATGGCTCTGCTAGCCTTGACAAGTGTATTTGTGTTGTTAAAAAGAGCATTGTTTTGATATTGATTCACGCTATGCAAAACTAACTACATGTAGTTATTAGACTGGAACAGTAGTGGACTAATGCTGTATAGGATCTgatcattaaatactttaaatcacGGACATTGTAGGATATTTTAGTGtactttatatgaatatatgtgTCCATGTCACAAgagaaaaatactaataaatacagATTGTTGATTATTTAGGTAGTTCATGTAATATCATTAACTTGTAATGTTATTTGCATTAGATATaactttttcaatatttttataaacaacaacaaacttttatattcttgtattaatttagttttaagtgtgagtgataaaaaatatattccgtccattttaataaattagtacatatcaatgtttttttatatatttatagataagttAGTAGTTTTTATACAggttgataatatttaatttaacgtgTCTCCTTACATAGCTACacgtaatattacataaaagagCTATTCAGTAAGATATGATataatgtgttaaaaataaacatatatcaaCTCTATACCTGAACACagcataaaataaacaatagcatAAACTGAGCATTttcaattattcatataattgtcataattttttataaattaaatgaataataatgttGATGAAAAGTTTCATTTGTCATTAGTTATAAGTATAGACTTATAACTATACGAATATAGACTTCACTTTttagaattgttttttattgaatattgacAATTTATTGGTGTAATATCATGCTTGTCTGAGCtgaagtacatttttttaataatatgacagCTGTGATTGTTATTCGAGTAGCATGGAGGGTAGAGTTCTCTGTTTTATTTTGCTCTACTAAAcaatttttgtcatttttacaCTTGGAAACATTTCTTCAATAATTCGACTTTTTTCTATACACGAACAGTTCTCTTCGCCTGCCTCTATAACCTATCATGATAATCTAAATgaaatttaagaataataaactattattttaattatcttttattttcttcttcatCAAACAAGTGCTTCTATTGTAATATTGAGTAATGAACATGATTGTGCATTTAGTGTATTTACAGAAGCGCAAATTGTAGCAATGTGACCATAAGTGTAGTGAccaaattaatcattttaatcatAGTGGACGCGTCCATCTGCCACATGTCGTAAACTGAAAATTGCGGCGGTCGCTCTTTGATCATCTTCAACATTTTAATAGCTTTTCGTCTCAGCGGGCctggaaatatttatttataagtgatatagttttgttttaatataagtttttgaattgtaattgaacaaaatatttaccaccaatttatataaattatttcgtccatacttgtttttttttatagaataggaaggcggacgagcatatgggccacctgatggtaagtggtcaccaacgctcttagacattggcattgtaagaaatgtcaaccatcgcttacatatccaatgcgccaccaaccttgggaactaagattttatgtcccttgtgcctgtaattacactggctcactcaccgttcaaaccggaacacaacaatatcaagtattgctgttttgcggtagaatatctgatgagtgggtggtacctacccagacgagcttgcacaaagccctaccaccagtaaattacagtaatcagataatttaaaaaataaagattacagttctaaaataatgcatgcGACATGAAGACTTAAGTGATTAAAACAACGTATGTAACACACAATATGAACCGTTTTTGACGAAAAGTGCGTGCATTTGAATTGCCTACGAACTTAgacttatttacttttgtattcaatttaaatatgaacGTTACTTACCGCTGTAGATTCGAGACAGAACGGTGATGCAGAGATATTTCGTGGTTTTAATTTCCCTGTAAAATACTTCACAGCGTGCGCATATGACAACAATTATGATTAAGTCAATTGCGGTCACTGTAGGTAACACTATGAATTCAAAGCGCCTTATAATCTGAAAATAGTGTTACAGGAATAGAAAGCTGAAGAATTGAACCAAAACATCCCCAGTCAAATCAAAGGTGAATATGACTTCGACTTTTTAGGAAGTTTATTGTATCTGCTTCGTTTtgagtaaaattatatgtaaatactttaatatatttactgattTGGTTTAAAgttaagctatttttaatttattaatattttcatagtaCTGTATTTccaaaatattatctaaataaatgaataacataACTCTTTTTATacgtaggtggacgggcaaatgggccaccttacgataagtggtcaccaccgttcacattccttacatcgccaatgctgcAATCactcaccaaccttgggaacgaagttatgtcccttgtgtccgtAGTTCCACTGGcccactcatccttcaaaccggaacgcaataatactaagtatatctgttttttggtaaaatatctgttgagtgagtggtacctacccagacgggcttgtacaaaaccctaccaccgagCGGTAGTATAACGTTCTTAAAAaggcaattatttaaattcacagCCAGTTACTGGTTGTGTTTGCTGTTATTTTAGGTACTTACGTTGTGTTGTAATCCTAGTAGTAAAAATTCGAATCCCAAAAGAGTAATGCAAAAAAATTTGAGGCAGAATAAgaaaatctgaaaaaaaaattaactgtacTGAAAATAGTAATATGACCTGCAAAGTAGTAATAATGCTCGGTGCTACTCTTACCTGGAACCGGTAAAGGGATTGGAATCTAAGCAACTCCGCAAAGATGTCGTTCAAATATACATCAGTATCGCTAAACATGAAATCATGCGTCTCTGATGCTAGATGACGCATTTTTTTCCTCgtaggaaatatattatttgtatttttttcaacttGTAAATCCGCTGTGCCTTTCAAATGATTTGTTATGACGGCATTGACGTAACGCACGCGAAGGAAGAAATATATTAGAAGATTTGCGCAGTTGAACCACTCGAATGTGGTCGTCAGCTGCGCGACAAGTGGTCCCACGAAGCTCACCGTCACGATGACATCTTCAGATATGGCAGAAGTGAAGAGGAGGAGCGATATGAGTGTAGTAACGGTGACGGATAAAACGTTATTTTGGAATAAGATGtcgttaattattttgtttttatctattttcaGTTTGCGATCGATTTCTTGCATTTTAATGTAGAATTTAACATTCGAATCATTGTTTATGAAACGGACGTGAATAATGTTACACGCGAACGTTGCGAAATGAACGAACagtgaaacaaaattaatatagtatatataagggAACGAAACGTATCTTGGAAAATAATTAgcaagaattattatataaaaaaagaataccgTTAATAAACAGATAACTGAGTAGGTCTTTTGTGCTTTTGTTGGGGAAGTTACAAATCTGTATCTAGCGTCTACTCTGCACGACCCCAATAACATTTGTACGAAACGAAATGGCGCAAACGACTTCAGATGGCTCTCGTCCAGCATATCGCCGGAGAGATATTCCGATGATTTATGATGACAtaacatagttttatttgtaatttgtgcTAGTAAAACGTTCCTTATATATACGTACCGAATATTCTGAAATTAACAAGCCAATTATAGAAGTATAATGCGTTTTGTGTACATAATTTTAAAGGCTGAAACTGGACACTGAAAACTAAGGTTTGGTCAGATTAACAGTCCAAAACCGTCTTCGtactcaaaataataataatttattccacCGTCAAGCAGCAAAGCTTATAAGTAGTGCCTGTAGTCAGTGTCCCGTTTTTTGCGAGCAGGTGAATTTATAAGCACGATGATACATATCCATGGAGTATACTTACTGTTTAT from Nymphalis io chromosome 4, ilAglIoxx1.1, whole genome shotgun sequence includes:
- the LOC126781718 gene encoding uncharacterized protein LOC126781718 — encoded protein: MDEDAVSSSKILKNDELNENNEAKVSVDEKQSQDNIISKVEDNLKEAPGEHLDEEELDDEEQKQKDKTLHGCEEIGMEEIVEEKNEEEQLDDEEKTEEQKPPEMTEQVEEEEEGYVEEPPPDPAAPLDFSESKELLKPQFELRPDQIAEVEQLWELYQNYTPAYTDIDGYITEKELVYMLKSLLLMTYTPEQLQELIAFCVKPSHPQGHINYDQFLKMVTLRQRDFSVEDELRSSLQVFDPGRTGSIDREYLKEVLAKQGHKMPQKQLDNLIKEVDISNDGTIGIEDVVGTMCIDLNKDDLLMLMASLNPPDGNANKEES
- the LOC126781757 gene encoding uncharacterized protein LOC126781757 translates to MRVIFTVLALLSSFSASFAIWCYQCTTATPGCTEPFDWRGVGYLGNPCPDAEDVCVKLIERKGAKEVITRDCLSNFKAFRTDIPADTYEGCRPAAKDVNLANFVNNTVKELDIKRDWYDETIWCFCFLDHRCNNASMKSHSMALLALTSVFVLLKRALF
- the LOC126781881 gene encoding uncharacterized protein LOC126781881; this translates as MLCHHKSSEYLSGDMLDESHLKSFAPFRFVQMLLGSCRVDARYRFVTSPTKAQKTYSVICLLTVFFFYIIILANYFPRYVSFPYIYYINFVSLFVHFATFACNIIHVRFINNDSNVKFYIKMQEIDRKLKIDKNKIINDILFQNNVLSVTVTTLISLLLFTSAISEDVIVTVSFVGPLVAQLTTTFEWFNCANLLIYFFLRVRYVNAVITNHLKGTADLQVEKNTNNIFPTRKKMRHLASETHDFMFSDTDVYLNDIFAELLRFQSLYRFQIFLFCLKFFCITLLGFEFLLLGLQHNIIRRFEFIVLPTVTAIDLIIIVVICARCEVFYREIKTTKYLCITVLSRIYSGPLRRKAIKMLKMIKERPPQFSVYDMWQMDASTMIKMINLVTTLMVTLLQFALL